The nucleotide window TTGCGCTTGTTAGGGAATACCCATATCTGCAAAAACTTCACCGCCTGGTTAGTGTCCTTATTGTATTCGCTATGGTAAATACCCGTACCAGCACTCATTACCTGTATATCACCATGTTTAATTACGGCGGTATTGCCCATGCTGTCTTTATGCTCCAGGTCGCCTTCCAACGGGATAGAAATAATTTCCATATTATCGTGCGGGTGTTTGCCAAAGCCACCGCCGCCTAAAACTATATCGTCGTTTAAAACGCGTAGTGCGCCAAAGTGTATCCTTTCGGGATTATAGTAATTGGCAAAGCTGAATGATTGATGGCTTTTAAGCCAGCCATGATCTGCGAACCCGCGTGTATCGGCTTTATGTAATACTGTGTTAGCCATGATTGATTTTCTCCTTTTTTATTTTGTTAATACAAATTTACGGTGCCAACAAGTCGAGAATTCATGATGTAGATCAAGAAAAGAGGAGAGATGTAGGAATCAGGATTCATTGCCAATTGCTGCAGTTATCGTTCGAAACAACTAATCACTAATCAACTAACCTCTATTCACTGCCGCCGCCCTTGCCCGGCTTAAAAACTCGGGACTAACGCCAATATAGGCCGCGATCTGTTTTTGGGGCAGATGGTTGATGAGTGTTGGGTATCGGTTGCAGAATATTTTATAGCGCTCTTCGCCGGTCAAACTTAGGCGGTCTATCAGGCGTTGCTGGTTAGCTACTAACGATTTTTCGGCCAGGATACGGAAGAAGCGCTCGAATTTAGGAACTTCCGCGTACAGCCTTTCCTGGTTTGTTTTAGATAATAGCAGCATTTCGGTTTCCTCCAGCGCCTCAATATTCAGCACACCGGGTTGCTGACTAATCAGGCTATACATATCGGCCATCCACCAATCAGCAGGGGCAAAACTTAGCACGTGCTCTGTGCCATTCTTATCAATGCTATACCCGCGCAGGCAGCCCGATAGCACAAAGGCCGAATGTTTGCAAATCTCGCCCTGATGCAGTAAGCATTCTTTTTTCTTCAGCTTTTTGGCGTGAAGGAATGAGGTAAATATCTCTTTTTCAGTTTCGGTTAGGTGGATATGCTTGCAAACATTGTTTAAAATCAGACTGGGATCCATGGTTGAAAATATTTCTGCTAATGGTTACATTTTAAAAAACACCAACTCCTCGTTACTCCGCACAATGTTACCCTGTTTAACCAATCCCGCTTTTTCCAATACTACTTGCGACGCTATATTTCCGGGGGTAGTGACGGCCACAATGTTCCTTACGCCCTGGCTATTGGCATAAGCTATTAACGCTTTGGTTAATTCGGTAGCTATGCCTTGCCCCCAGTATTTTACGTGCAGGCAATAACCTACTTCCAGTTTATCCGGTTCGTTTTCGTAAGTGCGCAACAGGCCCATACCAGTAAAGTCGCCGTCGGCTTTATTTATAACAGCCCATTTGCTAAAAATGGCCCCATCAATATCCTCTTTCAAGGTGTCTAAAAATATTTTTCGGTTTTCCTCAACTGTGCGCTTAGGCAAATGCTTATTCACGCGTTCATCACTGAAGAGTGCAAGATAGGCCTCTTCCTCATCGGGGCGAAAGGTGCGGATAATTAACCGCGGGGTCTCCGTAATAATGGGCATAACCAAATATAAAAATTTGAATTTTAAACCCAATTATAATATCTACTTGTTTCACCCCGTAACATGTGGGCCAAAATAAATTTGATATCTATATGATCGGGGTGTCGGTTAATTAGCTTTTTGTACCTTTGCCGCATGGCATCCATCAAACCATCTGTCCCCAAAGGTACCCGCGATTTTTCGCCGGCCGAAATGGCTAAGCGTAACTTTATTTTCGATACCATTAAAACCGTTTTTCGTAAATATGGCTATCAGCAAATCGAAACGCCATCGATGGAGAACTCGAATACCTTGTTGGGTAAATATGGGGACGAGGGAGATAAGCTGATATTTAAAATATTGAATTCCGGCGATTATCTTTCTAAAGTAAATCCTGAAAAACTCACAACCCACAACTCGCAACTTATAGCCGGTGATATTTCCGAAAAAGCCCTTCGTTACGATCTTACCGTTCCCTTTGCACGTTATGTAGTAATGCATCAAAATGATATTACTTTCCCGTTCAAACGGTTCCAGGTGCAGCCTGTTTGGCGTGCCGACAGGCCACAAAAGGGGCGTTACCGCGAGTTTTATCAGTGCGATGCCGATGTGGTGGGTTCAAATTCGTTATTGAATGAAGCCGAATTTGTGCTGATATATGATGAAGCATTGAGCAAGCTGGGACTAAAAGATTTCACTATTAAAATAAACAACCGTAAAATATTATCGGGCATAGCCGAATTGATCAATAAGGCCGACCAGATAGTAGATATGACTGTGGCTATTGATAAACTGGATAAAATAGGCCTGGAGGGGGTAACCAAGGAACTATTGGAGCGGGGCTTTACGGAAGAAAATATTGAACAGATAAAACCCATCATTTTATTGGAGGGCAGTAACGACGAAAAACTGTTAAGCCTGCGTACTGTACTGGCAACCTCAGCTATTGGCCTAAAAGGCTGCGATGAGTTAGACGCAGTATTCCATTACCTGGAAAGTTTTATCATGCAAAACGGCAAAGTAGAACTGGACATTACCCTGGCCCGCGGACTAAACTATTACACTGGCGCTATCTTCGAGGTGAAAACCAATGAGGTGCAGATGGGAAGTATTGGCGGCGGTGGCCGTTACGACGACCTGACCGGCATGTTTGGCCTTAAAGACCTGACCGGTGTGGGTATTTCCTTTGGTGCCGACCGTATTTATGATGTGCTGGAAGAGTTGAACCTATTCCCTGAAGCAACAAGTCAAACAACCCAGATATTAATTTGTCCTTTTGATGCGGAATGCGAAGCGTATGCTTTGCCGTTATTACAGCAACTTCGCAACAAAGACATTAACACCGAGCTTTATCCCGCTGGTGCCAAAATCAAAAAACAGCTGGATTATGCCAATGCGAAGGCTGTACCAACCGTCATCATTATTGGTGGCGATGAAATGGCTACAGGCTTGCTAACTGTAAAGAACATGGTATTGGGTACGCAGGAAAAGCTTACGATTGAGAATGTTTTAGACGGGGTTATACAGGGGAGTTAAAGCCCTTTTTAGAAAAATCTGCGGAATCGGACTGAATCGGCCGCCTTAATTCATTTTATAGGAAGCCACCAGGTAAAACTCCGGGATGGTAACATTAAAAAGAGTGCCATCCAACAGGCGAACCATCTGATATTCACCTTTCATACTGCCCATATCGGTTTTTAAGTTACAGCCGGATATATATTCGTGGGAGTGGCCTGGTTCAATCACCGGCTGCACGCCTACTACGCCTTCGCCTTCAACTTCGCGGTGGGTGCTGTTGCTATCAAAAATATGCCAGTGACGGCGTAAAAGCTGAACGGCATGGTCGCCTACGTTCTCAATATTAATACGATAGGCAAACATAAAATGCTCATTAGCGGGATTAGAATACTCAGGCTGATACTGGGTTTCTACCGTTATTTTTACACCATCAGTAATTGCTGTTATCATTTCACTTAAACCTCTTTTTTTCAAATATATAAATTGGTTGACAAAAACCAAGCCATTTATAAAATAGTTGATTTTTTTAACATTTGTATACAGATGTGTGGTAACTCTTTGGGGTGCGATTGACACGCTATCGCCTGCCATGACATAAGCGGTTAAGCCATTGCTTCACTGTAATGATCGGCCACCTCGTCCAGCAGCGCGTTCACATCCTCAATGGTTAATGCCGATACCAGTTTCATGCGGAATTCTTTAAAGTGATCGACACCTTTAAAGTAGTTGCTATAATGCCGTCTCATTTCAAAAATACCCGTTTTCGGGCCTTTCCATTGTACCGATTTTTCCAGGTGCGCGCGGCAAACATCTACCCGTTCGGCTATAGTTGGGGGCGCTAATTGCTCTCCTGTTTTAAAGTAGTGTTTTATCTCACGAAATATCCAGGGGTAACCAATAGCGGCACGGCCTATCATCATCCCATCCACCTCATATTCCATGCGCCAGGCAGCGGCCTTTTGTGGGCTGTCAATATCGCCATTGCCAAAGATGGGTATTTGAATACGCGGATTTTTGCGGATCTCCCTGATCAAACGCCAGTCGGCTTCGCCTTTGTACATCTGCGCACGGGTGCGGCCGTGGATTGTTAAGGCTTTAATCCCCACATCCTGTAGGCGTTCGGCTACTTCATAAACGTTCTTGGTATTGTCGTCCCAGCCTAAACGGGTTTTAACGGTAACCGGCAGGTGTGTGGCTTTCACCACAGCGCTGGTCATGGCTACCATTTTATCAATGTCCTGCAGCAAACTCGCGCCCGCACCACGACAGGCTACCTGTTTAACCGGGCAACCATAATTAATATCCATCAGGTCGGGTTTGGCCAGGGTAGCTATTTCGGTTGCTTCACGCATGTGGTCGATATCGCTGCCGAATATCTGGATGCCTATAGGGCGCTCATATTCAAAAATGTCCAGTTTCTGACGGCTTTTGGCTGCATCACGGATAAGGCCCTCGCTGCTTATAAATTCGGTATACATCATATCGGCGCCGTTCTGTTTGCACACGTAACGGAAGGGCGGATCGCTCACATCTTCCATTGGCGCTAACAGCAGCGGAAAATCACCTAAATCAATATTTCCTATTTGTACAGACATCCTTATCTTTAAGCCTGCAAAAATACTAATTAAAAAGCAAAATATGACCGACTCTGTCCAGACGCATACCCCCCGCTGGTTACAATTAATATACCTGGTACTTATTGCTTTTGGCTGTGCCATAATAGGTTTGGCCGTAAGTTTAGGTATTGTCGCCCTTATTTATGGCAAAGGGATGGCTCTGGCTGTAGCCACCATGAACAACACCGGTGTACCCGGTTTTATGGGCGCTTTCCGCATTTTTATGGGTTTAGGTAATACTTTGTTTACGTTTTTTGTGGCCGCATTGTTATATGCCTATTTTGTGGTAGGCGACCCTCGGGGCTATTTGCGTACGCGTACCTATTACCCGCCGGTGCTGCTATTGGTGGCTGTAATGCTAATGGTTTTCTTTTTGCCGGTGATAGATATTACCTCGTATTTTAACCAAAAAATGACATTGCTGCCCGCTTTTCCTGGTCTGGATAAATGGATCCACGATAGCGAAAAGCAAAACGAGGCTATTGTGAAAATGGTATTGAATATGCCTGGTATCGGCGATCTGCTTATCAGCATATTCATCGTAGGATTCCTTCCGGCACTATCCGAGGAGTTTTTTTTCCGGGGATGTATGCAATCCACCTTTATACGCTGGACTAAAAACACCCATGCCGCCGTGTGGATCACCGCATTTATTTTCAGCTTTATCCATTTTGAATTTTTAGGCTTTGTGCCCCGCTTTTTGCTGGGCGCGGCATTAGGGTACCTGTTTGCCTGGAGTGGCAGTATCTGGCCGTCGGTGCTGGTGCACTTTTTAAATAATTCAATCTCGGTTGTAGGTTATTATTTATATCAGCATCAACTGGTAAAGCTGGACCCGGACAGTAATACACCCATGTTTAGCCAGTATTGGATCTATGCCATATGCCTGGTGATGACGATATTACTTATGCTGCTTTTCCGTAAAATAACTATAGATAAACAATTGCTGGCCGATGGAGAAGAACTGGATTAAGATATTTACATCGGAGAATTATTACCGCGCCGAAATGGTGAAGCAAGTGTTAACCGAGCACGATATAGCCAGCGTAGTGATGAACAAGCGCGACTCATCGCACCAAACTTTTGGCCATATTGATGTTTATATACACCAGGACAACTTTAGCCAGGCCATTGAAATAATGATACTGAACGAGATCAATGATTAATTGATCTGCTTAACTTAACTATGAAAACACGTACCATAACCGGGATATTTTTTATTATAGTGATGCTGGCATCGCTGCTGACCGGGCATTATCCTTTCGGGATATTTTACCTGCTATTGGCTTTGTTTTGCCAGTTTGAATTTTATGGGCTCATCAAGCAAAGCGGCTATCAGCCTAATTATGCGGCTGGCTTAGTAAATGGCGCGTTGATATACACTTCGTTCGCCTATATTACCTACAGTCATATTATTCAGCCTATCTTATTTATCGTGCCGGTTACCCTGAGCGCTATTTTTATACAGGAACTATTCAAAAAATCGGCTACGCCTTTTCAAAATATCGCTTTTACTTTCTTAGGGCTGTTGTTCACTATCATGCCGTTCACGTTTTTTCACGCCATGGCTTATGTGCGGGGCGATTTTAACTTTCACCTGCCGCTGGGCTTCTTCGTAATGTTATGGTCTAACGATACCGGGGCCTATTTAACCGGTCGCGCGTTTGGGCGGACCAAGCTGTTCGAACGCCATTCGCCTAAAAAAACGTGGGAAGGTTTTATTGGCGGTATGGTGATAGCCGGTATAGCGGGCTATATTTTAAGCATTTACTACACCGAGCTTGAGTGGAAACAATGGGTATCTATCGCGATATTGATAGCCTGCTTCGGAACTTTAGGCGACTTGGTGGAATCGATGTTCAAACGCAGCATCAATGTAAAGGATTCAGGCGGGATATTGCCCGGCCATGGTGGCCTGCTGGACAGGTTTGACGGCCTGCTAATTGCGGCCCCGATTGTATACTGCTACTTGTACTTCATTAACTATTAACGAGACGGTACCAGTAGTGCTATTTCCTTAGATTACCTGTGGTGCTGCACCCGTGTAATGTACAATCTTATCATCTGTACTCCCCGATTTGCAAATTATTCGACTTTCCAATTGCATCGCATTAAAAAAAACAGATTGAACAGCAAATAACCGATGTACTGTCTCCATATTTATGCAGAGCTAACGCCGCCGATCTGGTAAAAAATTGGTCTATTCCTGTTTAAATTGGGGCATCAGGTATCTTTTAATGGGTTACTGATTTTAAAAGAACTTACTACAATATACCGAATTTCAGCGCGAATAAAAAGCGAATTTTTTGAATAATTTGGAATAAATTAACAGCCCTTCCGAATAATTATAAATAATAATGAATAATTTTAGATAATTACTTTTTGTACAGATGCTACAATAATCGAAGGTATTATGCCTTCATCATCCAGGCATCACATGCGCCCCTGCAAAGCAATTGCTTTTAATACGGGTATTACTAATACATTACAAATTAGTAGCTTTGCATAAAGATTAAAAAAACGTTACATGACTTTTCATAAAGAAGGCTATACTTCCATGGCGCTGTGCATACTGTTCATTTTTGTGCTAAATGCGCTGGTGCAATTTTATTTTCCCGAGGCGCACTTGTTAAAATGGATCATTTATATCCTGTCATTCCTGCTGTTTGTAATTATCCTGCAGTTTTTCCGCAGCCCTAAATTTGAGCTGACCACCGACGAAACCAGCGTGATATGCCCTGCTGATGGTAAAGTAGTAGTAATTGAAGAAGCCGATGAAACCGAGTATTTAAAAGACCGCCGTATCCAGTTATCGGTATTTATGTCGCCCGTAAATGTGCACGTAAACCGTAACCCTGTAGCGGGCGTGGTAAAATATTTTAAATATCACCCCGGCAAGTATTTGGTAGCCTGGCACCCAAAATCATCAACCGAGAACGAGCGTACCACCATTGTAACCGAGAATAGCGCCGGTGTACAGGTGTTGTTCCGCCAGATAGCCGGCGCACTGGCCCGCCGTATTGTATGGTATGTAAAAGAAGGCGATGTGGTTGAGCAAGGCCAGCAATTTGGTTTTATTAAATTTGGTTCACGGGTTGACCTTTTCCTGCCATTGGGTTCAACCATTAAAGTTGGTTTGAACGAGGTTGTGAAAGGTGGCCGTACCATTTTAGCAGAATTGCCGCCTTTAACCGAAGCACAACAGCACATAGTAGAAGAGCATGCGAACGACGCGAAACCGGTACATAGTGACGAGCAGGTAGAGACCCTGGTGATAGAACACCCAGAAGCGGAAAAGAAACCAGTTGCCAAAGCTCCTGTTAAAAAATCAGCGCCCAAAGCAGCTGCAACAAAAGCAAAACCAAAAAAACCATGAGAAAAATAACATTCACCTTGCTGGTAGTATTATCTATAACCAGCATCAGCAGCTTTGCCACAGATAAGGACAAATGCAAAAAAAACGAGAAAAAGTGTACAATGGGCGGCGGCTCGTGCTGCAAAAAAAGCACAACCAAAGCGGCTATGCTAAAAACTAAACCGGCAGCTAAAGCCGAGGTTAAGAAGGCTTAATTCGCCCCGGGTAAAATATCCCGCAATAAATTTTAGATTATTAATTAATTTTTTTATTTTAGTAGAATGATTAAATACCCTCCCGGCTACATTTTTAATCGTTAGCGTTAAAAATTAATGGCCGGTAGAGGCAGAATTTAATTGTTGATTTTTGGGAAAAAGCCGTTCCGCTTAACAGCAGAACGGTTTTCTTTTTTTAGGCCTCACTTATAATTAATGTCATTTCTCACTACGTTTCGAAATGACATGCTGGTGAATGGACATATATTAATGCGCATCCGCCGCTGCTTTTAGCTTTTTAAATGGCTGCAGGTATAATAAGGGTATGGAACAAAGCATTACAATGCCCGATATCCAGTAAGCATCATCGTAGGTTAACAGTAACGATTGCCTTATCACCATGCCTTCAATGGCTTTATAGGCCATCACGGTGGCGTCTGTCAGCGATTTACCTTTGGCCATAAACCCATGCAGCAAAGTGTTGAAACGATCGTTAAACAGTGGGTTATACTGGTTTATATTCGTCAGCAAATTACTGCGGTGAAAGCCCTGACGGGTATGTATAATTGTGGTTAGTACGGCTATCCCAAACGAACCACCTAATTGACGGCCCATATTGTTTAAGCCCGACCCCTGGCCTAATTCGGGCCCTTTCAGGTCGGCCATGGCTAATGTGGTTAAAGGCACAAATAACAGCGCCATCCCAACACCGCGTATTAACAATGGTATCAATACATCCTTTTCGCCGGTGGCCAGCGTACTGTGGCTCAGCATATTGGTGAACAAAAAGAAAAGAAACATGCCCGCGGTAGCCATAAATTGCGCCGGTATGCCTTTGTTCAGCATCTTACCAATAAAAGGCATCATCATAATGGTACATAAGCCCCCGGGGAACAATAATTCGCCTGTTTGCTGCGCCGAAAAGCCCAGCAGGTTCTGGCAAAATACCGGGAAAACAAACACCGATCCATATAGCCCAAAACCCAATATAAAGGAGGTGAACATCCCCACCGAAAAACTTCGGTGCCGGAGGATGCTGAAATTCACAATCGGGTGGTCCGTACTCAGTTCCCTCCAAATGAACAGGATGGTACCCAGCACCGCGGCTATGGTTAATACTAAAATATAAGTTTTGGCAAACCAGTCTTCGCTCTCGCCTTTTTCAAGCACGGTTTGCAAACTACCCACGGCTATAGCCAGCAGCGCAATACCCCACCAGTCTACCGGTTTTTTCTCATCCTTGGGTGTTTCCCTTATAAATGTATAGGTACAAAAGGCCGCGAGTGTCCCTACCGGGATATTTACATAAAATATCCATGGCCAGGCATAATGGTCGGTTATCCAGCCACCAATGGTTGGGCCTACTGTGGGGCCCACCACCGCGCCCAGGCCAAATAATGCCGTAGCCGTACCAATTTGTTCGCGCGGCCAGGTTTCCAAAAGGATAGCCTGCGCGGTAGATATTAAACCACCTCCGGCAAAACCCTGTATAACGCGGAAGAGGATCAATTCGGTCATACTGTGGGCGTTACCGCATAAGAACGATACAATGGTAAAAACGATAATGGATGTTAGGAAATAGTTTTTCCGCCCGAAACGGGCACCCAGCCAGCCCGACATTGGCAAAACAATAACATTCGCTACGGCATAGCCGGTAACTACCCAGGCCACATCCTCGAGGGTTGCGCCCAGGTTACCCTGAATTTGTGGTAGCGAAACGTTTACAATAGTGGTATCTATCAGCTCCAGTAACGAAGCCACGATCACCGTAATGGTGATGATCCACTTTTTAAAGCCAGTTTCAGCCATAATTTTGTTTTAATATTTATTAGTCCAAAGTCTGGGGCCTAAAGTTTATAATGACTTAAAACTTTAGACTCAGCACTCACGACTTAAATCAGTCTTTATAGATCACAGAAACTTTAACGCTCATGCCCGGACGCAATTTTTCCATCACATCTTTAGCAGCGTTAATTTTTATTTTTACCGGCACACGTTGTACCACCTTTACAAAGTTACCGGTAGCATTATCCGGCGGCAGTAACGAGAATTTGGCGCCTGTAGCGGGCGAGAAGTTGTATACTGTCCCTTCAACTTTCAAATCAGGGTAAGCATCTACCTCTACCTCTACTTTTTCACCGTTACGCAGGTTCTCTAACTGTGTTTCCTTAAAGTTGGCGGTAATGTATATGCTATTATCGTTCACTATAGAAAACAGGGTTTGTCCCGCCTGCACTAACTGACCAACCTGTATGGCTTTTTTGGAAGTAATGCCACTGGCCGGTGCTTTAATAGTGGTATAACTTAATTGCAGTTTGGCGTAATCAATATCAACCTGCCTTTGGGTTACACCCGTATTAATTACGGTCATTTGGCTGCGGGTGGCGCCAATTTGCTCAACCGAAGCTTTATACTGGTCTTGTGCGGCCTTGTAAGTAGCTTCGGCTACATCGCGGTCGGCTTTGGCCTGATCAAACTGTTGTTGGGTTATGCTTCCGTCTTTTACCAGGTTGGCATAACGGGCATAATCTTTATTGGCTTTCTCTAACCGTGCCTGTGCCGATAATGCCTGCGCCCGAGCGCTTGCCGAATTGGCTGTTTGCGATAACACCTGCGCCTGGTTAACGCCGGTGCTTGAGCCAGCGCCCTGTTTGGCGGCAATGGCCTGTTCCAGTTTCACTTTGTAATCACGGTCATCTATCTTCACCAATACCTGGCCTTTGGTTACATGCTGATTTTCCTCGAAGAAAATGCTATCCACATAGCCGCCAACACGTGCCACAACCGGGCTGATATCGCCGTCAATTTGTGCATCGTCGGTGTCCTCGTGCTTGCTGTAGTATATATATTCTTTTATCCCGAATATGATGCCCCCTAACAGTACCAGGCCCAAAATGATCGGGATCACCTTGTTTTTCTTTTTAGGTTCCTGCGGGGTAGTTTGTTCTTTTGCCATTGTAATTCTGAGTTTGTATTATTTTATAAGTTTTCCGGTTGATTTTAATAATGTATAGTAAGCTAAACCCGCATCGGCCCTAGCCAATTCAAGGTTTATTTGTGCCTGATAAAGCAGGGTTTCCGCGTCGGCGCGGTCGGTAGCCGAAGCCACGTTGCTTTGATATTTCGATTCCAGTATCTTGTTGTTCTCTCCTGCTTGCGCGATGCTGGTTTGCAGCAAGTTTATTTTGTTCACCGCCATCATATAGTTTTGATAGTTGCGGTTCACTTCATTTTTAATGTTATCTAAAGCAATGTCCTTACCAATTACGGTTTGATCGCGCTCTATCCGTGCCTCGGCTACTTTATTCTTGTTTGTCCAAAGCGAGCCGAAGTTCCACGATAGGGTTAAACCCGCGGTTATTGGGGTAATAAACTTGCCGCTTTGCGGGATAGGGTTGCCCGATACATCAACATAATACCCGCCCAAACTGGCAGCCAGCGTTGGCGATTGGTTTGCACGGATAGATTTGATATTGGTTTCGGCAGCTTGTGTACGCAAGTCGAACTGTTTAAATTCCTGGCGGTTGGCCATGGCGGTATCAATATAAGTTGATAGCGGCGCTAAGGGCTTATTTGCTTCAGTAATTTGTGCAATGTTTAGCTGGGTGGTTTCGGGCAGGCCCAGTAATACATCAAGGTTATAGTTAATGATCTTACGGTTACTTTCCAGGTCAATCCCGTTCAATTCTATGTTAGACCGTTGCAGTTGAAAACGCAATACATCGTTCTTGGTAACCAAACCCTGTTCAAAAAAGCGGTTTGCCTGCTTAATCTGCGCATCTATAGTTTTCAGATTAGCTTCAACAACCTTTTTGCTTTGCAGCACTTTGTATAAACCATAATATGCGTTTATTACATCGTAACTTATTTCATCTTTATCCTTGTCGGCATCCAGTTTGGCAACTTGCACCAGCAAATCGGTACTTTCGCGGGCATACCTTAGGCGGTTACCGGCCCAAATAGTTTCGTTAACCGATGCAATACCTAAGTAAGCATTGGCTGATGACGGCAGATGTATCGGGTCGCCAGCGCCAAAATCAAGTGTGTGCGCTGGTATTTGTGCCCGGTTATACGCAAAACTGGCATTCCCTGTTGGCAGGGCCCTGTCTTTTGCCTGGTTATATTCCGACACTGCCTGGTCAATTTTAGACTGCGACATTTTTAACGTTTTGCTGTTTTGCAAGCCAAGTTTAATGGCCTCATCCAGCGTAATTGTGCGGTCCTGCGCGTTAGCTACTAATGTTAAAATAATCAGCATCATCGCTATCATTGCCGCAATAATCCCCGTCGCCTTTAAAAAGCGAAGGAGCTTATGGAGTGCATTTGTTTGTGTATTCATGTTTATTTGAGTAGGTAGCATTTTAATAAGTTTTTCATATAAGATTTCATCCTGGGCTTAAATTGCTCCAGCACTTTATCATCCTGTATGTCACACCCCAACAGGGCCGATGTCATTAGCGGCATATTTACTATATAGTTTTTGGTGCCATATAAGGTAGCCACCACCATATCAGCATCTATGTCAGACTTAAACTCGCCCTTATCAACTCCATCCTGCAACATCTTGCGAAGCCCAAGTGCATTTTGCATCAATATATTCCGCACGTTTTCGGCAAGTTCGGTACGGCGGTTCATGCCCATTTCCTGGTACAGCAATTTTTGGAAACAGTTATTAGTAACTATCTTTTCGCTGTAGATATCAATATACTCCGATACCTTTTCCCATTGCGAAAGCGTATTATCTGTAGCTATGTTTTGCAATGCCTCTTTGTGGCTGCTTATTTTACGGTTAATCACCGCCAGGAACAAACCTTCTTTAGAGCCGAAGTAATAATTAAGCATAGCCATGTTTACACCCGCCTCGCCCGATATCATCCGGGTAGAAGCGCCGTCGAACCCGTGATCTGAAAATACCCTTTCGGCTACATCCAGTATGTGGTCCTTTTTGTCTATTTTATCCTTGTCCATATTCTTTTTAACGGCACAAAATTAATCAAACGATTGATTAATATATTAACTCTCTGTCATGTTTATGTAAACACTATTTAAATATCTGATTATCAATCACAAATTTTTAATCAAATGATTAACTCTTTATATAATTACTGACGATTATATTTGTTTTTAATTTTAACCTTTTTCAAAATTTATTAATTACTCTTGCCTATATCCTCTGTTTATCAATGAAATTGAAATATTTAGCCCTTGTATGTTTGCTATTCGCAAATACTGTTTTGGCACAAACTGCGCCTCCCGCCAATATTGGCGCCGTAAAACAATCGTTAAACAAACTGCAGGTGCTGGGCAGCGTGCTTTACATTGCCGCCCACCCCGATGATGAGAATACACGGCTGCTCACTTACCTGGCACAAGAGAAACATTACCGCACCGGCTACCTGGCGCTTACCCGCGGCGATGGCGGCCAAAACCTGATAGGTAACGAGCAAAGCGAGCTTTTGGGGTTAATACGCACACAGGAATTATTAGCCGCCCGCCGGGTTGACGGCGCCGAACAATTTTTTACCCGCGCCAATGATTTTGGCTTTAGCAAAGGCCCCGAAGAAACCCTGAAGATATGGGACCGCGAAAAGATATTAGGCGATATGGTTTGGGTGAT belongs to Mucilaginibacter boryungensis and includes:
- a CDS encoding GNAT family N-acetyltransferase; the protein is MPIITETPRLIIRTFRPDEEEAYLALFSDERVNKHLPKRTVEENRKIFLDTLKEDIDGAIFSKWAVINKADGDFTGMGLLRTYENEPDKLEVGYCLHVKYWGQGIATELTKALIAYANSQGVRNIVAVTTPGNIASQVVLEKAGLVKQGNIVRSNEELVFFKM
- the hisS gene encoding histidine--tRNA ligase; protein product: MASIKPSVPKGTRDFSPAEMAKRNFIFDTIKTVFRKYGYQQIETPSMENSNTLLGKYGDEGDKLIFKILNSGDYLSKVNPEKLTTHNSQLIAGDISEKALRYDLTVPFARYVVMHQNDITFPFKRFQVQPVWRADRPQKGRYREFYQCDADVVGSNSLLNEAEFVLIYDEALSKLGLKDFTIKINNRKILSGIAELINKADQIVDMTVAIDKLDKIGLEGVTKELLERGFTEENIEQIKPIILLEGSNDEKLLSLRTVLATSAIGLKGCDELDAVFHYLESFIMQNGKVELDITLARGLNYYTGAIFEVKTNEVQMGSIGGGGRYDDLTGMFGLKDLTGVGISFGADRIYDVLEELNLFPEATSQTTQILICPFDAECEAYALPLLQQLRNKDINTELYPAGAKIKKQLDYANAKAVPTVIIIGGDEMATGLLTVKNMVLGTQEKLTIENVLDGVIQGS
- a CDS encoding Crp/Fnr family transcriptional regulator, whose protein sequence is MDPSLILNNVCKHIHLTETEKEIFTSFLHAKKLKKKECLLHQGEICKHSAFVLSGCLRGYSIDKNGTEHVLSFAPADWWMADMYSLISQQPGVLNIEALEETEMLLLSKTNQERLYAEVPKFERFFRILAEKSLVANQQRLIDRLSLTGEERYKIFCNRYPTLINHLPQKQIAAYIGVSPEFLSRARAAAVNRG
- a CDS encoding pirin family protein, translated to MANTVLHKADTRGFADHGWLKSHQSFSFANYYNPERIHFGALRVLNDDIVLGGGGFGKHPHDNMEIISIPLEGDLEHKDSMGNTAVIKHGDIQVMSAGTGIYHSEYNKDTNQAVKFLQIWVFPNKRNVEPRYDQVTLNPADRHNQLQQILSPNADDAGVWIYQNAWFHMGNFDKGVSTEYNLKAKGNGVYIFVLKGDVKVNDQLLNTRDGYGIWDVDNFNITAETDAEFLLMEVPMEFKY
- the dusB gene encoding tRNA dihydrouridine synthase DusB, giving the protein MSVQIGNIDLGDFPLLLAPMEDVSDPPFRYVCKQNGADMMYTEFISSEGLIRDAAKSRQKLDIFEYERPIGIQIFGSDIDHMREATEIATLAKPDLMDINYGCPVKQVACRGAGASLLQDIDKMVAMTSAVVKATHLPVTVKTRLGWDDNTKNVYEVAERLQDVGIKALTIHGRTRAQMYKGEADWRLIREIRKNPRIQIPIFGNGDIDSPQKAAAWRMEYEVDGMMIGRAAIGYPWIFREIKHYFKTGEQLAPPTIAERVDVCRAHLEKSVQWKGPKTGIFEMRRHYSNYFKGVDHFKEFRMKLVSALTIEDVNALLDEVADHYSEAMA
- the apaG gene encoding Co2+/Mg2+ efflux protein ApaG; this translates as MITAITDGVKITVETQYQPEYSNPANEHFMFAYRINIENVGDHAVQLLRRHWHIFDSNSTHREVEGEGVVGVQPVIEPGHSHEYISGCNLKTDMGSMKGEYQMVRLLDGTLFNVTIPEFYLVASYKMN